Proteins encoded within one genomic window of Nitrospina gracilis 3/211:
- a CDS encoding DegT/DnrJ/EryC1/StrS family aminotransferase: MSTAHPQTLYQALLAMQFLLFDDYVIHAVQNQDTQVLERCNRRDMQAWVMASSVPLILERLSATGKADESRKALGDFLSAVTLMPVTGEELKSGLKSDAPAYSHALALELAARHKLQGIVTTQPAAFPKSDIPVVTPEQLDGVLAQAQQPEPAVPLLNILATYPQIMEGAEAAWMSVIRSGYFILGPQVEQLEKEMAAYCGVTNAVGVSSGTDALLLALMTADIGEGDEVITTPFTFFATAGSISRTGAKPVFVDIEPDSFNIDPKKIESAITPNTRAIMPVHLYGQCADMDAINAIAQKHNLLVFEDAAQASGATYKGKQAGSMGDFGCYSFFPTKNLGSFGDGGMVTVRDADLFEKCKILRVHGGAPKYYHKLIGGNFRIDALQAAVLRAKLPFLDTWLGFRRANAQRYTKLFTEAGLDSVIGLPPEVVPGHTFNQYCIRVKDGKRDALRAALAEKKIMTEIYYPVPLHLQECFADLGHKKGDFPVSEQAADEVLALPAANEVTETQQKHVVATIRAFFK; the protein is encoded by the coding sequence ATGTCCACGGCACATCCACAAACCCTTTACCAGGCACTTCTCGCCATGCAATTTCTTCTGTTCGACGATTACGTCATTCACGCGGTGCAAAATCAGGACACCCAGGTGCTGGAGCGGTGCAACCGGCGCGACATGCAGGCCTGGGTGATGGCTTCTTCCGTGCCGCTCATCCTGGAACGGCTGTCGGCCACCGGCAAGGCGGATGAATCGCGAAAAGCCCTGGGCGATTTCCTCTCCGCCGTCACCCTGATGCCCGTGACCGGGGAAGAATTGAAGTCCGGCCTGAAATCCGACGCCCCGGCCTATTCCCACGCGCTTGCGTTGGAACTCGCCGCACGTCACAAATTGCAGGGCATCGTCACCACGCAACCGGCGGCGTTCCCAAAATCGGACATTCCCGTAGTCACGCCAGAACAACTGGATGGCGTTCTCGCCCAGGCTCAGCAACCTGAACCGGCGGTGCCGCTCCTCAACATCCTCGCTACCTACCCGCAGATCATGGAAGGCGCGGAGGCGGCATGGATGTCAGTCATCCGGTCGGGATATTTCATCCTCGGCCCGCAGGTGGAACAACTGGAAAAGGAAATGGCGGCCTACTGCGGCGTGACCAATGCGGTGGGAGTGTCTTCAGGAACCGACGCTCTTCTGCTCGCGCTGATGACAGCCGATATCGGCGAAGGCGACGAGGTCATCACCACTCCCTTCACCTTCTTCGCCACGGCGGGGTCGATCTCCCGCACCGGTGCGAAACCGGTGTTCGTGGACATCGAGCCGGACTCGTTCAACATCGATCCGAAAAAAATCGAATCGGCGATCACGCCAAACACGCGCGCCATCATGCCGGTACACCTGTACGGTCAGTGCGCGGACATGGATGCCATCAATGCCATCGCCCAAAAGCACAACCTGCTGGTCTTCGAGGACGCGGCGCAAGCGAGCGGCGCGACGTATAAAGGAAAACAGGCCGGATCGATGGGCGACTTCGGTTGCTACAGCTTCTTCCCGACGAAGAACCTGGGCAGTTTCGGCGACGGCGGCATGGTGACGGTGCGCGATGCGGATTTGTTCGAAAAATGCAAGATCCTGCGCGTCCACGGTGGCGCACCCAAGTACTACCACAAACTGATCGGCGGCAACTTCCGCATCGACGCCCTGCAGGCGGCGGTGCTTCGAGCCAAACTTCCCTTCCTCGACACCTGGCTGGGATTCCGCCGCGCCAACGCCCAGCGTTACACAAAACTGTTCACGGAAGCGGGGCTGGATTCGGTCATCGGCCTCCCGCCGGAAGTGGTGCCGGGCCACACGTTCAACCAGTACTGCATCCGCGTGAAGGACGGCAAACGCGACGCCCTGCGCGCAGCCCTGGCCGAAAAGAAAATCATGACGGAGATTTACTACCCCGTGCCCCTGCACCTGCAGGAATGCTTCGCCGATCTCGGTCACAAGAAAGGCGACTTCCCCGTCTCGGAACAGGCGGCCGACGAGGTGCTGGCGCTCCCCGCCGCCAACGAGGTCACGGAGACCCAGCAGAAACACGTGGTCGCCACCATCCGCGCCTTCTTCAAATAG
- a CDS encoding TetR/AcrR family transcriptional regulator: MTRGRPRNFDKTQALDTALHLFWRHGYEGTSIALLAEAIGVKAPSLYAAFGNKEDLFLQAIERYAEVNGHIYHDALQKETVHEVVESILAGEVELITRRGSPNGCLMIQGALVTSPESEKICKMMAKMRGMAEGWIAKRFERAKQEGDLPPDCDPKSLACYLMTINSGLAVQAKSGASKKQLLKVVDLILKSWPEPGKKIPSTVRQAS, encoded by the coding sequence ATGACACGGGGACGTCCCAGAAATTTCGATAAGACCCAGGCGCTGGACACCGCCCTGCACCTGTTCTGGCGGCACGGCTACGAAGGCACCTCCATTGCCCTGCTGGCGGAGGCCATCGGCGTGAAAGCTCCCAGCCTCTATGCCGCTTTCGGAAACAAGGAGGATTTGTTTCTTCAGGCGATCGAGCGTTACGCGGAGGTCAACGGCCACATTTACCACGACGCTCTTCAAAAAGAGACCGTCCATGAGGTGGTAGAAAGCATTCTGGCGGGAGAAGTGGAATTGATCACCCGCCGCGGGTCGCCAAACGGGTGTCTCATGATCCAGGGAGCCCTGGTGACGAGTCCGGAATCGGAAAAAATCTGCAAGATGATGGCCAAGATGCGCGGCATGGCGGAGGGATGGATTGCAAAACGCTTCGAGCGGGCAAAACAGGAGGGCGACCTCCCGCCCGACTGCGATCCCAAATCGCTGGCGTGTTACCTGATGACCATCAACTCCGGCTTGGCCGTACAGGCAAAAAGCGGCGCAAGCAAGAAACAGCTTTTGAAAGTGGTGGACCTCATATTGAAAAGCTGGCCTGAGCCCGGAAAAAAAATTCCCTCCACCGTTCGGCAGGCGTCCTGA
- a CDS encoding class I SAM-dependent methyltransferase, whose product MNRLSSTLLSYTERYPIDGFDYRLLDSGNGRKLEQFGEHRFIRPAPQAIWPATLPKGEWNEAVSEYTYSKGKDYGGEWHNRPGLPKDAWRLTCQDLIFEIKPTGFGHMGLFPEQAAHWLWIRDFLKSLPDDSPKNVLNIFGYTGASTLAAAAGGASVAHVDSSKASVNWARKNLELSGLGDRTVRWYVDDVLKFLKREHNRERFYEGIILDPPTFGRGAKGEVWKIEKDLPQLLQRCRNVLSREPRFILFTTHSPGFSALTLKNMMLNYLVEPNRGQFDAGEMYLHNEEQGYHIPSGFYSLWWRD is encoded by the coding sequence ATGAACCGCCTGTCATCCACTCTCCTTTCCTACACGGAACGCTATCCCATTGACGGATTCGATTACCGTCTCCTCGATTCCGGCAACGGGCGCAAGCTGGAACAGTTCGGCGAACACCGCTTCATTCGGCCCGCACCGCAGGCCATCTGGCCCGCCACCCTGCCGAAAGGAGAATGGAACGAAGCCGTCTCCGAGTACACCTATTCCAAGGGAAAGGACTACGGCGGAGAATGGCACAACCGGCCCGGCCTGCCGAAAGACGCGTGGCGGTTGACCTGCCAGGACCTGATCTTCGAAATCAAGCCCACAGGGTTCGGCCACATGGGATTGTTCCCGGAACAGGCGGCGCACTGGTTGTGGATTCGCGATTTTCTCAAATCCCTGCCGGACGACAGCCCCAAAAACGTGCTCAACATTTTCGGTTACACAGGAGCCAGCACACTGGCCGCCGCCGCGGGCGGCGCAAGCGTGGCGCATGTGGATTCGTCCAAAGCCTCCGTCAATTGGGCGCGCAAGAACCTGGAGTTGTCCGGACTGGGCGACCGCACGGTGCGCTGGTACGTGGACGATGTGCTGAAGTTTTTAAAACGGGAACACAACCGCGAACGGTTTTACGAGGGGATCATTCTGGACCCGCCCACATTCGGGCGCGGCGCCAAGGGGGAAGTCTGGAAAATCGAAAAGGACCTGCCGCAACTTTTGCAACGGTGCCGCAACGTGCTGAGCCGCGAACCGCGCTTCATCCTGTTCACCACGCACTCGCCGGGTTTCTCCGCGCTCACGCTCAAGAACATGATGTTGAATTATCTCGTGGAGCCGAACCGGGGACAGTTCGACGCGGGCGAGATGTACCTGCATAACGAAGAGCAGGGCTACCACATCCCGAGCGGATTCTACAGCCTGTGGTGGCGGGACTGA
- a CDS encoding formylglycine-generating enzyme family protein, whose product MSQASTDSVEALIREGDAAFDKKEYPVAEKLYTQALELDPDNPRVMHSLAQVKTIFKKYDEALQLVNKVLAMPISGGRTVVVYRKGSSEGEEAELVDEIVLPPQRTNSNMRNYVDIKGNDPIPHYRLFFKEKNRMELVPQSVVTLKYKGVLRAVYQQVALLKTQVQKAMIAKAGSSGEGEMVTIKGGCFQMGSKQGTPAEQPVHEVCVDSFQMDKYEVTQARFQAVMDRNPSDHIGANLPVESITWNEASQYCEKQGKRLPTEAEWEYAARGGTQTHFYWGDTVKGNEANFCDKACELNIRVAAIDDGFRTTAPVGQFKPNSYGLHDMAGNVAEWTADWMDENYYRSSPKDNPKGPRPLDNKVVRGGAWNTTAGFLRSSNRAAFLPDFRNPGVGFRCVKPMK is encoded by the coding sequence GTGTCTCAGGCTTCCACGGATAGCGTGGAAGCGTTGATCCGGGAGGGCGATGCGGCCTTTGACAAAAAAGAATACCCGGTGGCGGAAAAGCTCTATACCCAGGCGCTTGAGCTGGACCCGGACAACCCGCGGGTCATGCACTCGCTGGCCCAGGTCAAAACCATTTTCAAGAAGTACGACGAGGCGCTCCAACTGGTGAATAAGGTGCTGGCCATGCCCATCTCCGGCGGCCGCACGGTGGTTGTGTACCGCAAGGGATCGTCGGAGGGAGAGGAAGCGGAACTGGTGGATGAAATCGTGCTTCCCCCGCAACGCACCAACAGCAATATGCGTAATTACGTGGACATCAAGGGCAATGACCCCATTCCGCACTACCGCCTGTTCTTCAAGGAAAAGAACCGCATGGAGCTGGTGCCGCAGTCGGTGGTGACCCTCAAGTACAAAGGGGTCCTGCGTGCGGTGTACCAGCAGGTGGCGCTGCTCAAGACTCAGGTCCAGAAAGCCATGATTGCAAAGGCAGGTTCTTCCGGTGAAGGAGAAATGGTGACCATTAAAGGGGGGTGTTTCCAGATGGGAAGCAAGCAGGGAACGCCCGCCGAGCAGCCGGTTCACGAGGTGTGCGTGGATTCCTTCCAGATGGACAAGTATGAGGTGACGCAGGCCCGGTTTCAGGCGGTGATGGATCGGAATCCTTCAGATCACATCGGCGCCAACCTGCCAGTGGAGAGCATCACCTGGAATGAAGCCAGCCAGTATTGCGAGAAGCAGGGCAAGCGCCTGCCGACGGAAGCGGAATGGGAATACGCCGCGCGCGGCGGCACGCAGACGCATTTTTACTGGGGCGACACGGTGAAGGGCAACGAAGCGAACTTCTGCGACAAGGCCTGCGAGCTCAACATCCGGGTCGCGGCCATCGACGACGGCTTTCGCACCACCGCACCGGTCGGCCAGTTCAAACCGAATTCCTACGGCCTGCACGACATGGCGGGCAACGTCGCGGAATGGACCGCCGACTGGATGGACGAAAACTACTACCGGTCGAGCCCCAAGGACAACCCGAAAGGCCCGCGTCCGCTGGACAACAAGGTGGTGCGCGGCGGCGCATGGAACACCACGGCAGGGTTCCTGCGCAGTTCCAACCGCGCGGCGTTCCTGCCGGACTTCCGCAATCCGGGTGTTGGCTTCCGCTGTGTAAAGCCAATGAAATGA
- a CDS encoding caspase family protein translates to MHSRNGTPQPDRSIPRCLSPRLFFKSFLIFLLVGFLAACGGTIDSELTHHKYPAEKTLPETRYVLTALLLIPPEMESKVFNELEIGDGLTHLLRETLEEVFMEVSVQDAEQEFTASGYGILLYPEFVGETQYFKLKLTGKDPLTQETIFQVETHGRSTLNERTLNPAMDVAAALRTLGLSTPSSIDDYREAKYRTKISLERSIIAAAIKLANAVSTHPSLAQNTRVQPEDTQVVSQQKNKTHIAPGNLSHAGRFSNDPREQIPIGKSAGRDDIALLIGNRTYLKKGIPKVEHAHRDLEMVKTYLIRTMGFYPDNIITYEDATKGDFATLFGTARDHRGKLFRWVNPGVSRVFIYYTGHGIPGVTGEELYFVPVDADLDYISQSGFSVSLFYENLKKIPAQETVIVLDTCFSGRTPGGVLFSRASAIVPVPQSHPLPLSNTAVLTSAQNDQVSTWLDKEGHSLFTYFFLLGLKGQADLNQDRIITTGEMNEYLVQEVPYMARRVADKEQLPKLEGRKDLVLAILED, encoded by the coding sequence ATGCATTCCCGAAACGGCACCCCCCAGCCTGACCGCTCAATCCCCCGCTGCCTTTCGCCGCGTCTGTTTTTTAAATCCTTTCTCATTTTCCTTTTGGTTGGCTTTCTTGCGGCCTGCGGCGGCACCATCGACTCCGAACTCACCCATCACAAATACCCGGCTGAAAAAACGCTCCCCGAAACCCGGTACGTTCTCACCGCCCTGCTTCTCATTCCCCCGGAGATGGAGTCCAAGGTGTTCAATGAACTGGAAATCGGCGACGGTCTCACCCACCTGCTCCGGGAAACGCTGGAGGAGGTATTCATGGAAGTGAGCGTGCAGGATGCGGAGCAGGAATTCACGGCTTCGGGTTACGGCATCCTGCTCTATCCCGAATTCGTGGGCGAAACCCAATATTTCAAACTCAAGCTGACGGGCAAGGACCCTTTAACGCAGGAAACCATCTTTCAGGTCGAAACCCATGGGCGCTCGACGCTCAATGAACGCACCCTGAACCCGGCGATGGACGTTGCCGCCGCGCTCCGCACGCTGGGACTTTCCACGCCGTCGAGCATCGACGACTACCGCGAGGCCAAGTACCGCACCAAGATCAGCCTGGAGCGATCCATCATCGCCGCCGCCATCAAGCTCGCCAACGCTGTCTCGACGCACCCCAGCCTGGCGCAAAACACACGCGTCCAACCGGAGGACACGCAGGTCGTGTCCCAACAGAAAAACAAAACGCATATTGCACCCGGAAATCTTTCCCACGCCGGTCGCTTTTCGAACGATCCCCGCGAGCAGATCCCCATCGGCAAATCGGCGGGGCGGGATGACATCGCCCTCCTCATCGGCAACCGGACGTATCTGAAAAAAGGAATCCCGAAGGTGGAGCACGCGCACCGCGACCTGGAGATGGTCAAGACCTATCTCATCCGCACCATGGGGTTTTACCCGGACAACATCATCACCTATGAAGACGCCACCAAGGGCGATTTCGCCACGCTGTTCGGCACGGCGCGCGACCATCGCGGCAAACTGTTCCGCTGGGTGAACCCCGGCGTGAGCCGCGTGTTCATTTACTATACGGGGCATGGCATCCCCGGTGTAACGGGCGAGGAGTTGTACTTCGTGCCGGTGGACGCCGACCTCGACTACATTTCGCAGTCCGGCTTTTCGGTTTCGCTGTTCTACGAGAACCTGAAAAAGATACCGGCGCAGGAAACGGTGATCGTGCTCGACACCTGTTTCTCCGGCAGGACCCCCGGCGGCGTTTTGTTCAGTCGGGCAAGCGCCATCGTCCCCGTTCCGCAATCCCACCCTCTGCCGCTTTCCAACACGGCGGTGCTCACCAGTGCGCAGAACGACCAGGTCAGCACCTGGCTGGACAAGGAAGGCCACAGTCTGTTCACGTATTTTTTTCTGCTGGGATTGAAGGGGCAGGCCGATCTCAATCAGGACCGCATCATCACCACCGGCGAGATGAACGAATACCTCGTTCAGGAAGTGCCGTACATGGCCCGCCGGGTGGCGGACAAGGAACAGCTTCCCAAGCTCGAAGGCCGCAAAGACCTTGTGCTGGCCATTTTGGAAGATTGA
- a CDS encoding efflux RND transporter periplasmic adaptor subunit translates to MIIKDVVDEIRTVGNIAAEQRVLITAEVEGRVRRLPVEEGQTIRAGNLIASIDSRQYELEVQRLEAEQRTAQKEYEKTLTGARPEDKEKLGAQLKADESALELAIKEERRFRKLVEDGVVPQSSLDEAVDRVQRAREQLRSSGAALKAGTRSRDEDILQAKSNLDSVTQQLRLAKLDLSKTKILAPFDGVVIAKRIEVGAFASPGTAVIEMIGSSKLKAVLELPQSYRNKLRNISSAEFHVVDLGLRFELNRNLRNTVRVIPDANIFSGNIQVQIDLPDANPALFPGLTLEAMIRFDTRKNIKHVPSISLVIGEQGTVVYIVEEGKAKLVPVRAFKEHEGLVEIDDFTHQLTPQADLIMRGSGAVFPGAKVFLTNPEPKAEPPFNSAETNKAPKPSQDSET, encoded by the coding sequence GTGATCATCAAGGATGTGGTTGATGAAATCCGCACCGTTGGGAACATCGCCGCCGAGCAGCGGGTGCTCATCACCGCCGAAGTGGAGGGACGGGTCCGTCGCCTGCCTGTTGAAGAAGGGCAGACCATCCGCGCCGGCAATTTGATCGCGTCGATCGATTCCCGCCAGTACGAGCTGGAAGTCCAGCGGCTGGAGGCGGAGCAGCGCACAGCGCAGAAGGAATACGAAAAGACGCTCACGGGTGCGCGTCCGGAAGATAAAGAAAAGCTGGGAGCGCAGTTAAAAGCCGATGAAAGCGCGCTTGAGCTTGCCATTAAAGAAGAAAGGCGTTTCCGCAAGCTGGTGGAAGACGGCGTGGTGCCGCAGTCGTCTCTGGACGAGGCGGTGGACCGAGTCCAGCGCGCGCGGGAACAACTCCGGTCCAGCGGTGCGGCGTTGAAGGCGGGTACGCGTTCCCGCGATGAGGACATCCTGCAGGCGAAGTCGAATCTCGACAGCGTCACCCAGCAGTTGCGGCTGGCCAAACTGGATTTGTCGAAAACGAAAATTCTTGCTCCGTTCGACGGCGTGGTGATCGCCAAGCGCATCGAGGTCGGTGCGTTCGCCTCGCCTGGCACGGCTGTGATCGAGATGATCGGGTCGTCCAAGTTGAAAGCCGTTTTGGAGTTGCCGCAAAGCTACCGCAACAAATTGCGGAACATTTCTTCCGCCGAGTTTCATGTGGTGGACCTCGGTCTCCGTTTTGAGCTCAATCGCAACCTTCGCAATACGGTGCGCGTGATCCCCGACGCCAACATTTTTTCGGGCAACATCCAGGTGCAGATCGACCTGCCCGATGCCAACCCCGCGCTGTTTCCCGGTCTCACGCTGGAGGCGATGATACGTTTCGATACGCGCAAAAACATCAAGCACGTGCCGTCCATTTCACTGGTCATCGGAGAGCAGGGGACGGTGGTGTACATCGTGGAGGAAGGGAAAGCCAAGCTGGTTCCCGTGCGCGCCTTCAAGGAGCACGAGGGATTGGTCGAAATTGATGACTTCACTCACCAGTTGACGCCGCAGGCGGATTTGATCATGCGCGGTTCCGGTGCTGTGTTCCCGGGTGCAAAGGTGTTCCTCACCAATCCGGAACCGAAGGCGGAGCCGCCCTTTAATTCTGCGGAGACCAACAAGGCGCCGAAACCTTCCCAGGACTCGGAAACCTGA
- a CDS encoding efflux RND transporter permease subunit, with amino-acid sequence MKLVDHSIRNYHTVTVAVALVAVIGAICYNILPRQLTPTVDKPLIEVTTEYRGLSPNEVERNITRRIEDELENVEGLKKMTSVSKHGESTITLEFDWGVDKNTATIDVNNKLQQVKDLPVLAEKPVMKSVSTDNSNPIMWIIVEKPDPAMPDISQNYMYKVGEDIIVPFLQRVDGVSEVWHFGGEEREMRVEFDPYAVARLHLTYDDIIKRLSDENQNTRAGFHDETHREYTVRTLGEFTSPDDIMKTVIKRDGDKTIKVSDFATVVDGFKRTTSLVRINGRLSNAFGIIRQPGANVVQTCNLSAEAVEELNQELLNRGIPMRLKIVYQDVTYINEAMYLVKSNLALGATLAVVVLLLFLGSLRSVLIVAISIPTSLVAVFIILKLLDRSINIISLAGMAFAVGMVVDNSIVVLENIYRHLTMKKGVLKAAYDGTVEVWGAVLSSTLTTLAVFLPIVFIEEEAGQLFRDIAITISASIALSLLVSITVIPTLTTLLIRLKPGEEYKPGFFHRKVLWPVVQFGKGVHWSYGRIMHRLLAYGPGKTVLKFGVVAGVVVLLIWSVTILPQRDYMPYGNNNMVFMFIEPVAGTRVDENMKYIADYEKEIVQMDDVENNFLVFSTGFNGGGAIIKEELARGQRGEVKMAVKSDEMGKRIFAIPGYRFAFAVQRPIFQSASKQFDLEITGPDMFKLKDVALQMIGKISGMTGVHSVRPEFKFGNPELRFIPRRANDARLDMGVPEIGDIIESLNAGTYLGEFNDQGEPIDFVLVQRDQGTLGLNDYKALPVWTKNGLMTNLGHLADIDVAAGPARIDHIEKERSIKLMVQVKKSSPMQQVIDSIENEVLKPTRQTLSSDYGLRVGGSADDLAATESSLLNSFYYAVGFIYLLLVALFKSFIRPFIVLLTVVLAVSGSFFGIVLNNEYQKTNIREYLKEFNVENPAAMLEDWNWITFDILTQLGVIILAGIVVNNAILIVHQMLNNVRAGMDEREALATSCQTRLRPIMMTVISSVSGMMPLAFGEGAGTELYRGMGTALIGGLVFSTFFTLFLVPVLISLMADLGIHTRKEDLVKDSLEDSTPPTAQQPAQ; translated from the coding sequence ATGAAGCTGGTCGACCATTCCATACGCAACTACCACACGGTGACCGTCGCCGTGGCCCTGGTGGCGGTGATTGGCGCCATCTGTTACAACATCCTGCCGCGCCAGCTGACCCCCACCGTGGACAAGCCGCTGATCGAGGTGACGACCGAATACCGCGGCCTGTCTCCCAATGAAGTGGAACGCAACATCACCCGCCGCATCGAAGACGAACTGGAAAACGTCGAAGGTCTCAAGAAAATGACCTCCGTCAGCAAGCACGGCGAGAGCACCATCACGCTTGAGTTCGACTGGGGGGTGGACAAAAACACCGCGACCATCGACGTCAACAACAAACTGCAACAGGTGAAAGACCTGCCGGTGCTCGCCGAAAAACCGGTGATGAAATCGGTTTCGACGGACAATTCCAATCCCATCATGTGGATCATCGTCGAGAAACCGGATCCCGCCATGCCGGACATCAGCCAGAACTACATGTACAAAGTGGGTGAGGACATCATCGTGCCTTTCCTGCAACGGGTGGACGGGGTGTCCGAGGTGTGGCATTTCGGCGGCGAAGAGCGGGAGATGCGTGTCGAGTTCGATCCCTACGCGGTGGCGCGCCTGCACCTGACGTACGACGACATCATCAAGCGTCTCTCCGACGAAAACCAGAACACCCGCGCCGGGTTCCACGATGAGACGCACCGCGAATACACGGTGCGCACGCTGGGCGAGTTCACCAGCCCAGACGACATCATGAAAACCGTCATCAAGCGCGACGGCGACAAAACCATCAAGGTGAGCGACTTCGCCACGGTGGTGGACGGGTTCAAGAGGACCACCTCGCTGGTGCGTATCAACGGCCGGCTGTCCAACGCCTTCGGAATCATCCGCCAGCCGGGGGCGAATGTGGTGCAGACCTGCAACCTGTCCGCCGAGGCGGTTGAGGAACTGAATCAGGAATTGCTCAACCGCGGTATTCCCATGCGGCTCAAAATCGTGTACCAGGACGTCACCTATATCAATGAGGCGATGTACCTGGTGAAGTCCAATCTCGCATTGGGCGCGACTCTGGCGGTGGTGGTTCTGCTGCTGTTCCTGGGATCGCTCCGCTCGGTGCTGATCGTCGCCATCAGCATTCCCACCAGCCTGGTGGCCGTGTTCATCATCCTCAAACTGCTGGACCGCAGTATCAACATCATTTCCCTTGCGGGCATGGCGTTCGCTGTGGGCATGGTGGTGGACAACTCCATCGTCGTGCTGGAAAACATCTACCGTCACCTCACGATGAAAAAGGGCGTGTTGAAAGCGGCGTACGACGGCACGGTGGAGGTGTGGGGCGCGGTGCTGTCATCGACGCTGACGACGCTCGCGGTGTTCCTGCCGATCGTGTTCATCGAGGAAGAGGCGGGCCAGTTGTTCCGCGACATCGCCATCACCATCAGCGCCAGCATTGCGTTGTCGCTCCTGGTTTCGATCACCGTCATCCCGACGTTGACCACGCTCCTCATCCGCCTCAAACCGGGTGAGGAATACAAACCGGGATTTTTTCACCGCAAGGTGTTGTGGCCGGTGGTGCAGTTCGGTAAAGGCGTGCACTGGTCGTACGGACGCATCATGCACCGACTGCTGGCTTACGGTCCGGGAAAGACGGTGCTGAAGTTCGGCGTCGTGGCCGGGGTCGTCGTGCTTCTCATCTGGAGTGTCACCATCCTGCCGCAACGCGACTACATGCCGTACGGCAACAACAACATGGTGTTCATGTTCATTGAACCGGTGGCGGGGACGCGAGTGGATGAAAACATGAAATACATCGCCGACTACGAAAAGGAAATCGTGCAGATGGACGACGTGGAAAACAACTTCCTCGTGTTTTCCACCGGATTCAACGGCGGTGGCGCCATCATCAAGGAAGAGCTTGCGCGCGGTCAGCGCGGCGAGGTGAAGATGGCGGTGAAATCGGATGAAATGGGAAAACGCATCTTCGCCATTCCGGGGTACCGGTTCGCCTTCGCCGTCCAGCGGCCCATCTTTCAGTCGGCGTCGAAGCAGTTCGATCTGGAAATCACCGGTCCCGACATGTTCAAGCTGAAAGACGTGGCCCTGCAGATGATCGGCAAAATCTCCGGCATGACCGGTGTGCATTCGGTGCGACCGGAATTTAAATTCGGCAACCCGGAGTTGCGCTTCATCCCGCGCCGCGCCAACGACGCGCGGCTGGACATGGGCGTGCCGGAAATCGGCGATATCATCGAATCGCTGAATGCGGGAACGTACCTGGGCGAATTCAACGACCAGGGCGAGCCCATCGATTTCGTCCTGGTGCAACGCGATCAGGGCACGCTGGGGCTGAACGACTACAAGGCCCTGCCGGTGTGGACCAAAAACGGCCTGATGACCAATCTCGGGCATCTGGCGGACATCGACGTCGCCGCAGGACCTGCACGCATCGACCACATCGAAAAGGAACGTTCCATCAAACTGATGGTGCAGGTGAAAAAATCCTCGCCCATGCAACAGGTCATCGACAGCATCGAAAACGAAGTACTGAAACCGACACGGCAGACGTTGTCTTCGGATTACGGCCTGCGCGTCGGCGGTTCGGCGGACGACCTCGCGGCGACGGAGTCCTCCCTGCTCAACAGTTTCTATTACGCGGTGGGGTTCATTTATTTACTGCTGGTGGCGCTGTTCAAATCGTTCATCCGTCCGTTCATCGTTCTGCTCACCGTGGTGCTGGCGGTGTCGGGGTCGTTCTTCGGCATCGTCTTGAACAACGAATACCAGAAAACCAACATCCGCGAATATTTAAAAGAGTTCAACGTGGAAAACCCGGCGGCCATGCTGGAGGATTGGAACTGGATCACCTTTGACATCCTGACGCAGTTGGGCGTGATCATCCTCGCCGGCATCGTGGTGAACAACGCGATTCTCATCGTGCACCAAATGCTGAACAACGTGCGCGCCGGGATGGACGAACGCGAAGCGCTGGCGACCTCGTGCCAGACGCGCCTCAGGCCCATCATGATGACGGTCATCTCCTCCGTGTCGGGCATGATGCCGCTGGCGTTCGGGGAAGGCGCGGGGACGGAACTCTACCGCGGCATGGGCACGGCGCTCATCGGCGGGCTGGTGTTCTCGACGTTCTTCACGCTGTTCCTCGTGCCCGTGCTCATTTCACTGATGGCCGACCTCGGCATCCATACGCGTAAAGAAGACCTCGTCAAAGATTCGCTGGAAGACTCGACTCCCCCCACCGCCCAGCAACCGGCGCAGTGA